The Bos indicus x Bos taurus breed Angus x Brahman F1 hybrid chromosome 10, Bos_hybrid_MaternalHap_v2.0, whole genome shotgun sequence genome has a segment encoding these proteins:
- the REM2 gene encoding GTP-binding protein REM 2 — MHTDFDTDMDTDTETTALCPSSSHQASPPETPTPEADATLLKKPEKLLAGLDRGRPPPALGAPRRRGSMPVPYKHQLRRAQAVDELDWPPQASSSGSSDSLGSGEAAPTQKDGIFKVMLVGESGVGKSTLAGTFGGLQGDSAHELENPEDTYERRIMVDKEEVTLVVYDIWEQGDAGGWLRDHCLQTGDAFLIVFSVTDRRSFSKVPETLLRLRAGRPHHDLPVILVGNKSDLARSREVSLEEGRHLAGTLSCKHIETSAALHHNTRELFEGAVRQIRLRRGRNGAGGPRPEWGSPEGLAPPARRESLTKKAKRFLANLVPRNAKFFKQRSRSCHDLSVL; from the exons AAGCAGATGCCACACTGCTGAAGAAGCCAGAGAAACTGTTGGCAGGGTTGGACCGGGGCAGGCCACCCCCTGCCCTAGGGGCCCCCAGACGAAGAGGCAGTATGCCTGTCCCCTACAAGCACCAGCTGCGGCGGGCCCAGGCTGTAGATGAACTTGACTGGCCACCTCAAGCCTCATCCTCTGGCTCTTCTGACTCTCTGGGCTCAGGGGAGGCAGCCCCCACCCAAAAGGATGGCATCTTCAAGGTCATGCTGGTGGGGGAGAGCGGCGTGGGCAAGAGCACCCTAGCAGGCACTTTCGGTGGTCTCCAGGGAGACAGTGCTCACGAGCTGGAGAACCCAG AGGACACCTATGAGAGACGCATCATGGTGGATAAGGAGGAAGTGACTCTAGTTGTTTATGACATCTGGGAACAG GGGGATGCAGGGGGGTGGCTGCGGGACCACTGCCTTCAGACGGGGGATGCCTTTCTCATCGTCTTCTCAGTCACCGACCGACGAAGCTTCTCCAAAGTTCCAGAGACCCTACTTCGGCTCAGGGCTGGGAGGCCCCACCACGATCTGCCTGTCATCCTTGTTGGAAACAAGAGTGACCTGGCCCGCTCCCGGGAGGTCTCACTGGAGG AGGGCCGCCATCTGGCAGGGACACTGAGCTGCAAGCACATCGAGACGTCGGCCGCGCTGCACCACAACACGAGGGAGCTCTTCGAAGGAGCGGTGCGCCAGATCCGGCTGCGGCGGGGCCGGAATGGCGCCGGGGGCCCGCGGCCCGAGTGGGGCAGCCCCGAGGGCCTCGCTCCGCCTGCGCGTCGCGAGAGCCTCACCAAGAAGGCCAAGCGCTTCCTTGCCAACCTGGTGCCGCGCAACGCCAAGTTCTTTAAGCAGCGCTCCAGATCGTGCCACGACCTCTCCGTGCTCTGA